A single Aerosakkonema funiforme FACHB-1375 DNA region contains:
- a CDS encoding response regulator, translated as MNANSLFVAKIAHLLDWVNHQRGTGELILAGSKQQWQLYFFHGRLLYATGGSHRVRRWQRALKQHCPNFIPKASFVDEPWEYHQIEQGIAENQIGVNQARSIIQTSVLEVFFEIVSYANPVKSRWQNSKPPNTQIALLDANQIFQKILRFWEQWQAQDLGNFSPSLAPILRQPHLVKNLKMENMASLLNGENTLWDISYQNRIPAIAAMVSLLPLVSQGIVEFKQVGDLPLPIGQISRASSNLVSPNITSLHKPLIACIDDSPVMGKTLENLLLPAGYRVLNITNPLQQMTTLVKEKPDLIFLDLLMPDTNGYNLCTFLRKTPIFEKTPIVILTSRDNIINRAHARLIGASDFLSKPAEREKVMQTLQKYLVKKDRDIQVIRHEHTLKFAQ; from the coding sequence ATGAACGCAAACTCTTTATTTGTGGCCAAGATAGCGCATTTACTAGACTGGGTGAATCATCAACGAGGAACCGGGGAATTAATTTTGGCTGGCAGCAAACAGCAATGGCAGCTATACTTTTTTCACGGTCGGCTACTTTATGCAACTGGAGGAAGCCATCGAGTCCGGCGCTGGCAGAGGGCTCTGAAACAACACTGCCCTAACTTTATACCTAAAGCATCTTTTGTTGACGAACCTTGGGAGTACCATCAGATCGAGCAAGGCATTGCTGAAAATCAGATCGGTGTTAACCAAGCTAGAAGTATAATTCAAACTAGCGTTTTGGAAGTATTTTTCGAGATCGTCAGTTATGCAAATCCTGTCAAGAGCCGTTGGCAAAACAGCAAACCACCTAACACTCAAATAGCTTTACTAGATGCGAACCAAATATTTCAGAAAATTCTACGTTTTTGGGAACAGTGGCAAGCCCAGGATTTAGGAAATTTTTCACCTAGTTTAGCGCCAATTTTGAGACAGCCCCACCTGGTAAAAAATCTAAAGATGGAAAATATGGCATCTTTACTCAACGGTGAAAACACCCTTTGGGATATTTCTTACCAGAATCGCATTCCCGCGATCGCAGCAATGGTTTCCTTGCTTCCTTTGGTTAGCCAAGGCATAGTCGAATTTAAACAAGTAGGAGATTTACCTTTGCCAATAGGACAAATTTCAAGAGCATCATCAAATTTAGTAAGTCCGAATATCACATCGCTACATAAGCCTTTAATCGCCTGCATTGATGATAGTCCGGTTATGGGCAAAACCTTAGAAAATCTACTCTTACCAGCTGGCTATCGCGTGCTAAATATAACCAACCCTTTACAGCAAATGACTACCCTCGTTAAGGAAAAGCCTGACTTAATTTTTCTCGACTTGCTTATGCCAGATACGAATGGCTACAACCTCTGTACTTTTTTACGGAAAACGCCAATATTTGAGAAAACGCCAATTGTTATTCTCACCAGCCGAGATAATATTATTAATCGCGCCCATGCGAGATTAATAGGTGCTTCAGATTTTTTAAGCAAACCTGCCGAGCGAGAAAAAGTGATGCAAACACTTCAGAAATACCTCGTAAAAAAAGATCGCGATATCCAGGTCATACGTCATGAACATACATTAAAATTTGCACAATGA
- a CDS encoding response regulator, producing the protein MSTLPKLAQNIALLSQKRATGEWLLNSSNSEWKLNFYRGHLLCTPGGFHRCRRWQRALKQNCPDFVPEETSLNEPWEYQLLNVGLAQKQLSITQAKAVIRTMAEEVLFSLACHSVTGSRWLPSKQPNVEILSSLPLPSEEIEQSIKKVQHLWQQWQKASLDNILPEQVPVWKEPPKEQNWSLQKLLNGDNTLWDIAYQLKRPVTNVTLSLLPLIKRGAVELKEVPDLSSPILKQTKKKVRSTSAGESASSNKQPLIACIDDSPVVAQTLEKILAPAGYRVLKITEPLRQMSALVKHKPDLIFLDLLMPDASGYNICTFLRKTPMFQKTPIIILTSRDSVVNRGQAKLTGASDFLSKPPEPEKVLQVIQKYLSVDRQP; encoded by the coding sequence ATGTCTACATTACCTAAACTAGCCCAGAACATAGCATTGCTGAGCCAGAAACGAGCAACCGGAGAATGGCTTCTCAACAGCAGCAACAGCGAATGGAAGCTAAACTTCTATCGCGGTCACCTCCTCTGTACTCCTGGAGGTTTTCATCGCTGCCGACGGTGGCAAAGAGCTCTCAAGCAAAATTGCCCTGACTTCGTACCGGAAGAAACTTCTCTTAACGAACCTTGGGAGTACCAGCTGCTAAACGTTGGGCTCGCTCAAAAACAGCTTAGCATCACTCAAGCCAAAGCTGTTATTCGCACGATGGCGGAGGAAGTTTTATTTTCTCTAGCTTGCCATTCAGTTACAGGCAGTCGTTGGTTGCCCAGCAAACAACCTAATGTTGAAATTTTATCATCTTTACCGTTGCCCTCAGAAGAGATAGAGCAAAGTATCAAAAAAGTTCAACACCTGTGGCAACAATGGCAAAAAGCGAGTTTAGACAACATTTTACCCGAACAGGTACCTGTTTGGAAAGAGCCTCCTAAAGAGCAAAATTGGAGCCTACAAAAATTACTCAACGGAGACAACACCCTTTGGGATATTGCTTATCAGCTGAAGCGTCCTGTTACAAACGTAACTCTCTCCTTGCTTCCTTTGATTAAGCGGGGTGCTGTAGAACTAAAAGAAGTACCGGATTTGTCCTCACCAATTTTAAAGCAAACCAAGAAAAAAGTTCGATCGACGAGTGCGGGCGAGAGTGCCTCTAGCAATAAACAACCCTTGATTGCCTGTATTGATGACAGCCCTGTAGTTGCACAAACCTTAGAAAAAATCCTGGCACCGGCTGGGTATCGAGTGCTGAAAATAACCGAACCGTTGCGGCAAATGTCTGCACTCGTCAAGCACAAACCAGACTTAATTTTTCTCGACCTGCTCATGCCTGATGCCAGCGGTTATAACATCTGCACATTTTTGCGGAAAACACCAATGTTTCAGAAAACGCCAATTATTATTCTCACCAGTAGAGATAGCGTTGTGAATCGCGGTCAAGCCAAATTGACTGGAGCTTCTGACTTTTTGAGCAAACCGCCAGAACCTGAAAAAGTTTTACAAGTAATCCAGAAGTACTTGTCTGTCGATCGGCAACCATAG